The proteins below come from a single Panicum hallii strain FIL2 chromosome 7, PHallii_v3.1, whole genome shotgun sequence genomic window:
- the LOC112901559 gene encoding probable inositol transporter 2 yields MEGGVNVADKAEFKECLRLTWTQPYILQLVLSAGIGGLLFGYDTGVISGALLYIRDDFAAVEKSTVLRETIVSMAVAGAIVGAALGGWMNDKFGRRPSIIIADALFFSGALIMAFSPTPTVIIVGRVFVGLGVGMASMTSPLYISEASPARIRGALVSTNGLLITGGQFLAYLINLAFTKVPGTWRWMLGIAGLPALVQFILMLMLPESPRWLYRKGRKEEASEILRKIYPANEVEQEIDAMRQSVEEEVLLEGSVGEHSLIGKLRKALGSKVVRRGLMAGVIVQVAQQFVGINTVMYYSPTIVQLAGFASNNTAMALSLITSGLNAIGSVVSMFFVDRIGRRRLMLISLVGIIVWLAVLGGTFLGAAHHAPPVSNVETRLFANQTQTCPEFNPSVSWSCVNCLKAASTCGFCAHQGDKLLPGACLALNDASRRTCRADQREFYTEGCPNNFGWLALIGLGAYIVSYSPGMGTVPWIVNSEIYPLRFRGICGGIAAVANWVSNLIVTQTFLSLTKALGTSVTFFLFCGVSFLALVVVFFTVPETKGLQFEEVERMLERKDYKPWKRYQGVSDVEPAKNSEEGLTAP; encoded by the exons ATGGAGGGCGGTGTCAATGTTGCAGATAAGGCAGAATTCAAGGAGTGCCTGCGGCTGACATGGACACAACCTTATATCCTCCAGCTTGTGTTGTCTGCTGGGATCGGTGGTCTGCTTTTCGGATATGATACAG GTGTCATATCTGGAGCACTTCTGTACATTCGAGATGATTTTGCTGCGGTAGAAAAGAGCACTGTATTAAGG GAAACAATTGTCAGTATGGCTGTTGCTGGAGCTATAGTTGGAGCTGCATTGGGTGGCTGGATGAATGATAAGTTTGGAAGGAGGCCTTCCATCATAATTGCGGATGCCCTGTTCTTTAGTGGTGCCTTGATCATGGCATTTTCCCCAACACCTACGGTAATCATTGTTGGGAGGGTCTTTGTTGGTCTTGGAGTTGGAATGGCTTCCATGACATCTCCTCTCTACATCTCCGAAGCCTCCCCTGCTAGAATCAGAGGTGCTCTTGTAAGCACAAATGGTCTTCTCATCACTGGAGGCCAGTTCTTGGCGTACCTCATTAATCTAGCCTTTACTAAG GTGCCGGGAACCTGGAGATGGATGCTTGGCATTGCAGGGCTTCCTGCCTTGGTCCAGTTCATACTGATGCTGATGCTGCCAGAATCACCAAGGTGGCTTTACAGGAAG GGTAGGAAAGAGGAAGCTTCAGAAATCTTGCGGAAGATTTACCCTGCAAATGAGGTCGAGCAAGAGATTGATGCCATGCGCCAGTCTGTCGAAGAAGAGGTGCTCCTTGAGGGTTCCGTCGGCGAGCATAGCCTGATTGGGAAGCTGAGGAAGGCGCTGGGCAGCAAGGTGGTCCGCCGGGGGCTAATGGCCGGCGTCATCGTCCAGGTCGCGCAGCAGTTCGTGGGCATCAACACCGTCATGTACTACAGCCCCACGATCGTGCAGCTGGCCGGCTTCGCGTCCAACAACACGGCCATGGCGCTGTCCCTCATCACCTCGGGCCTGAACGCCATCGGCTCGGTCGTGAGCATGTTCTTCGTGGACAGGATCGGCCGGAGGCGCCTGATGCTCATCAGCCTGGTCGGCATCATCGTGTGGCTCGCCGTGCTCGGCGGCACGTTCCTGGGCGCCGCGCACCACGCCCCGCCCGTCAGCAACGTCGAGACCCGGCTGTTCGCCAACCAGACCCAGACCTGCCCCGAATTCAACCCCAGCGTCAGCTGGAGCTGCGTGAACTGCCTCAAGGCCGCCTCCACCTGCGGCTTCTGCGCCCACCAGGGAGACAAG CTGCTTCCGGGAGCGTGCTTGGCGCTGAACGACGCGTCGCGGCGGACGTGCCGCGCGGACCAGCGGGAGTTCTACACGGAGGGGTGCCCGAACAACTTCGGGTGGCTGGCGCTGATCGGCCTGGGCGCGTACATCGTCTCCTACTCCCCCGGCATGGGCACGGTGCCGTGGATCGTCAACTCGGAGATCTACCCGCTGCGGTTCAGGGGCATCTGCGGCGGCATCGCGGCTGTCGCCAACTGGGTCTCCAACCTCATCGTGACGCAGACGTTCCTGTCCCTGACCAAGGCGCTCGGCACGTCGGTCaccttcttcctcttctgcgGCGTCTCCTTCCTGGCGCTCGTCGTCGTCTTCTTCACCGTGCCGGAGACCAAGGGCCTGCAGTTCGAGGAGGTGGAGAGGATGCTGGAGCGCAAGGACTACAAGCCATGGAAGAGGTACCAAGGCGTCAGCGACGTCGAGCCGGCAAAAAACAGTGAAGAAGGCCTCACTGCACCATGA